DNA from Magnolia sinica isolate HGM2019 chromosome 19, MsV1, whole genome shotgun sequence:
TTGCTTGGATTGAAATACGTGCATGCCATGTCTGCATTGGGTGTGAGCACGTAAATGATATGCGATGCTATGGTAGAATGGTACAACTCCTGCAGTTTTTAGCACTACAAAACCCACAACAGAAGTAGAAAACACATGAGGCAAAGCATCACCACTCACCTTGCAAGGCACCCAATGCAGTTGCTGCACAGCCTGCAGTTGTGAAGTCCACAAAACAAAGGACCAGACGATCTCCACCTTGCTGCATGATAGTTTAAAGGAAAGTGTTACAACCAGAGCCAAAATGAAATTCGGATCAAGGAATAATGTGCAAAAAAGATAAACATGACTAGAGCTAAACGCCAGCCACACAGATCAGCCAACAGGTTTGCATGAATAATGGCATGTAGCCAGTGACACACTCGCCATTGTTTGGTCAAAGGTGCTCCTCCAAGAGTGGATGTGAATGGACGGCAGTGGGCATGGACATTTGATCCGAATAAAGGTTCGAATTGCATGCCTATTGTGTTTTATGTGTAGAAAGACTGAAGAAATGGGAGTTCACCTTTAGTCCTTTTAGGAGAGAATTTCAAGGACTAGGCTATTCCCATTGACATGCTTTTCTAGAGAACCAAGTTCTCTGTCGCTAAATGGGCCATTGTCAGGGACAAATATCGGTGGTTTTTTTTCAAGCCCATGGGGGTATAACCCCTTCTCGGCAAAGCCATCTGTGCAGAAAGATTGGCTGCACTGTGTGAGGAGAAGCAATGGGGGATTAGGAAGCGGGAGCAGGAAAGCATTCTGAAATGTTAGCAGGTATAAATAGCCAAGGAGTGCGAGCATGACTCGAAGTGGGAGCAGCAACTGGATAGACGGTTCGTGCAACTAAGCTCTGGGAAGCTAATTATTGAAGGAAGCCCTCATCTTAACTTTCAGTGCATTTTTGGGGATTGCTCGGAGCCTTCATGTCTAGCCTCTTGAATTCAGAAAGTTAAATCTCTTAGGACCTGTTTGATTTTCCTAATTACCCGTAAATGCAATGTAAATGGGTCATTATTACCTTTTACAatagtttgtttgtttgtttgtttggtttttttttttttttttttgagaaattactGCCTCAAAAATTGTGATAAGTTTAATTGATTTTCATGTATTTGTACACACagaaaaatgtggggcccaccatgatgaatatgctATATTCATGCCACCCATCCACTCCAcaagcccattttagggcatacgtcaaaaaaaatgagccaaatctacaactcaaatggaccacaacacatgaaacaatagctatacaacacatgaaacaatagTTAAAACAGACCTCAACCGTTGACAGTTAAtgcctttctagggcccacaataatgtttatttgtcattcaacctattcataagattatacaaacatgtataaatggaaaacaaaaaaaaaaaaaaaaaaatcagcttgatccaaaatttctgtgggccGCAAGCAATTATTAACGGCAAGAGTTCAATTTCCACTTTTTAatctggtgtggttcacttgatcattagatctgcctcatttttgggatcatgccctaagatgagctggcggaatggatggatggcatggatatgatctatacatcatggtggaccccacagtttctGCGCCCCAAATTTTTTCCTGCCTCTGTTTTGCACCACAACTTTTAACCTGTCAATGTCAACTTTGGGataagagaaggaaatagcagtgTAAACAATGATGACTATTTACAATGTATTTACGTTGTAAAATAGACATCAAACAGGCCCTCAGTGTCTAGTTGGGATTCTATGGCTGTGAAGGAAGCAAATGTTGTGGCCAATAGACTCAGTTGTGTGGAACTGACGAGAGGGTCACTCACTGTTGGTCACATGTCACCCCTCTTATGATGGTCCTCTTTGTCCTTTGAATAAAATTTTTGTAGCCAACCAAAAGaaacaataatgataataatcatTGGTCAATCATTTCACCAGGAGAAAGTCGAGCGTTGGAACTGTGCCCGCCACCAGGGAATGGTACCCCAATTTTGACGACTCTTTCCTAGGAAAGCCACCCTTCCAACATCAACATTGGGGTTTTAATTAGAGATGATAAGGGTGTGATTCACACGCACGTCTTCGGGCTGGTTGGTTTGGGTGATTCCAATGGAGTGAAGGCATGTGCTCCCAGGAAGGTCTTAGAATCTTCACTTGCTAATTTTTTAGAAGTACTACAATCAAAGGCTATTCTAAGAGAGTTATTGAAGGGGCCTCAAATGAGCTGGCTAAGCCTAGGAAGTTGGCCTGCCAAAGATTGACACCTGTACTAATGTGTAGAATGCATTTATATTGGTGATCTTCAGTCTTCAAAGATATTCGTGCCATAAGTCAGGGATTAAACATTTGTTTAATCATATGTCACGGACTCATGCCTTTTGTATTTTTTGCTTTCGGGCTTCTTTTAATAAATCTGGTAATGACTCACTTCCTAAGGATGGGGTCACAAAGCTGAAGCCATCTTCTCAATGCTGTTTTGGCCTCTctgtctttctttttttctctcttgtgAACATTGTTGttgaatcgcatatgcgatcgcatactctctttttttttatttttaattttttttttttgaaatatatatataagggaaattttcaaaaaattgtaaaaaaaaattataagaaactgaggagaacttttctaagttaatagataactaattttacatatttaaaatacatttgagagagataaaatcaattaaacaatgaattaaacatcaagtcatccacattgaacaatatagttaacaagaagtaacaacaaaatcaacaagctattgaTGACATTGTTGATGACTAGACCAAGGTGAGAAGGAAAACACCGGATCGAATATCAAGAAGATCCAAATACGACAACCTTCCAACCCTTTTCGTGAAAGGATACCCGTCTGGATGGGTACCCCTGAATCTGGAAAGAGTTTTCGAGAGGGCTGGGGCAGTTATGGACGTGATTATGCCAAGATCCAAAGCAATGGCCAATACAGGGGTTTCACACTCATTAGGATGAGTTCTGAGGACGAGCTTTCAAGAGCTGTCGCTATGTTACATGGCCAAAGTTTCAGAGGGGAGAAGCTCCTCGTACAACGAGCAAGGTATGGGCCGGAAAGAAACCTAAAGAGAACGAGTCCAGAACCCCGTCCAAATCTCAAGACTCGAACAACCGATCCCTCCAAAGCTCCCTCCACCTCTACCGCTGACCGAGATGCACTGGTAAATCCTTCCCGTGCCACTCGACAACTCGGGCACACATCTCCCCCAACCGATGCGGTTGTAAGCAGGAAGACCTGTCTACCCATAAAAGGATTAAACTTCCCCCATTCCATCCGTATCAGATCCGATGACATACTCAAAGCTAAGGACGCGCTAAAGGAATCTGTGGTGATCCTTGCTCGTGAGGATGCCACCATCTCTCAAATCTACGACTGGATCGATGAATGCACAACCATCCGTGCCAGATCGTTTACTCTGCATCCCATAGGTTACAACGAAATTTGGGTTAAAGCCGACCCGGGAGTTAATTTGGAGGCTCTGATCGTTGCGGGAGCAATCCACAGGGAAGGACCCGTTACGGGTGTTATATCCTGGAATGAGTTTTCTGCTTTCGGTGACGAGGACATATGGGCCCTTATCTGGGGTGTTCCACTCGAATTATGGAACAAAGATTTCTTCTGTGCTGTTGCTTCGTGCCTGGGTTCCTTCGTCGAGTTGGATTTGAAAACAAAGCGAGGGGTGGAGATGGGTGTCATAAGAGTACGTGTCAACAGAAGAAAGGGAACGCCCCTTCCATCATCCATCGCTATCCCGGTGGTAGAACGAACGATATCCCAGTCCAAAGGGAAGGACCCAATTCCCCCCTGCCTCGCTGGGGTGATTTGTGGCGGAGCAGAATGCATCCGCAACCGCTGGTTCCAAGCTATGGCCATGGTGGGGAAGAAGACGTTATCTGCCTCCCATGCACCCGTGGAGCACCGAAAGATTTCAGCGCGGTAGGTGGTCGCCTTAATTGCTCTGCCTCGTCGATGCCAGACCGCTCGCCACGTGCCTCGTCAATGCCAGAGTGCTCGCCACGTGCCGAAAATCCATCCGCATCCCGATCTCGAGACACCCACCTCCTCAGTTCGCCCATCTTGAGAATCCCACGTGGCGATAAGTCGGCGACGGCCCGACCTCGATTTGCTCGCCTCAACCATCCCGAGGTGAGAACTACACGTGGCGCACCCGATGTTGCTTTTCGATCTCCCGATTCTACTCCGAACAAGGAGATCTCAACACGTCCTATTTGCTTTGAGCTGGCGACCTCACGTGTCGAGATCCCCGCGATTAACTCTCTACCATCCCCATGCCTCGGTTCCAAGCCTTCCTTTTCAGCCGGCTCTGATTCTAGTTCGGTGGGTGTGTTGAGGGTGAAACCTTGTTCGGATCACGAGTCTACTACTTCGGGTCTCGTTCCGATGGTCCCGGACGACCCCGTTCCTACCCATCTTGATCTCAACCGAACACCTGGCACTGGTCGCATCTACCCTACTTCCTCGGCTCCCTATCTCTCTTCGCACGTTCGAATTTCTGCTGACCAGCCCGACGCGAGTTTCAAACGCTCTTACGGTATCGCCTACCAAGAAGACATGAATCTGCACTTGCAGCTGATCCCCTTCGACGTTCCTTCCGAAGACCCGCTCCGGGATGAAGATACGTCCTCCAACTCACATTCCCCATCATCCCCAGACTCTTCCAAATCTGATATTCTATCTCAATCTTTCAAGGGTTCCGAGTGTAACCTCCTTTCTCTGTTTCAAGACTCCCCAGGTACAGAGATTATCATCGCGGAACCCCTACAGATCAAAAATGGAAAACCTGAAGTCAGACTGATAGAGGAAGAGTTAAGGACCTCTCTGAGCAAGAAAATCTAGAGGAAGAAATGGATCCGTGATGCAATGGGACATATTGGGAGATTGTTCGGTCTTTCATTCGGCGATTGTCCGGAGGATTTCCTCGCTCTTTTCCAATGCGTGGAGAATAGCAGCAGACCGTTGGACCCAAATAGAACCCCCCACAAATGGTCCCCAAGGACAGGAAGAAAGGGGAACGTGAAGCGAAAGGTCATCCCTTCACTAACTGCAGATCAACTTCGGTCGAAGATGGAGCCAAGGGTATTCGGGGAAGTGTTGTTCTCTCATGAAGATCATCTTGTGGAATGTTCGAGGGGTGGGGTCCAAGCAAAAAAAAAGTCTTATAAAGAACTGTTGTAGCAGATACAACCCCCACATTATTTGTCTCCAGGAAACAAAAGTGACTATGTTCGATGATCGTCTAATGAGATCGCTCTGGAAGGCCTCAAACGCTCAATGGGTGGCAAAAGAAGCTTCGGGCACCTCTGGGGGAATTCTAATCGCTTGGAAGTCGGCTTTCTGCACTCTCCTGAACAACTCAATGGGTAACTTCTCAGTCACGGTTACCCTGAGAAGCAATGTTCTTGCTGCGGATTTTCTCATTTGTTCAGTTTATGGGCCGACCAGCAACGATTTACGTgatgatttctggaaagagataTCAGCAGACTGTTAGAGCTTTTGGGGCCAATATGTTTTGCTGGAGACTTCAACACCATCAGGTTCACAGGAGAAAAATCTTCGAGGAGCAAATTGAAACCTCATATGGAGGCTCATCGATCTCCCTTTATCTGGTTCTCGTTTCACCTGGACGAATGGGAGACTTGACCCGATTTTGTCCAAACTGGACCATTTTATTGTCTCCCCGGAATGGCTTGTCCTCCTCTCTTCCTCCTCTCAGTCCGTCCTTCCTAGGACTACTTCAGACCATTGGCCCATTTGCTTGGCTGCTGAGGAGGTAGACTGGGGTCCTAAGCCTTTTCGTTTTGATATTTCTTGGCTACATGCTGCAGGTTTCAAATCAATGATGGTTGATTGGTGGAAGGCTTCCCAATCTCATGGTTTCGCAGGACATGTCCTCTGTTCCAAGCTAAAGAGTCTGAAAGAAAAACTGAGACAGTGGTCTAGGGAGGAACATCGAAGATCGGAAGAGGAGACGGAATCCATCTTATTACAAATTCAGCAAATCGACGCTCTCGCTGAATGCAACTCTACTCTATGTCCAAAGAGATTCTAGCAAAACGAATACAGCTCATTCAGTCCCTCTCAGGAAAAATTATTCAAGACGAGATCTCGTGGAAGCAAAAAGCCCGGGCTAAATGGATAAAGGAAGGAGATAGGAATACCAGGTACTTTCACTGCTCAGCCAGCATGCATGCGAAGGCCAATCGCAGTAGCAGCATTACTATAAACGAAAATAGGATTGAAGCTAAAGAGGCGATCAGCAGCGAAGCAATATCCTATTTTCAAAGGCTTCTTTGAAATGAAGGTTAGACCAGGCCCCGGTTGGACAATCTCTCATTCCATCGTATCAGTGATGAAGCTGCTACTTCCCTGGAGATGCTCTTCTCCCTGGATGAAGTTAAGAAGGCAGTGATGGCTCTAAATGGAAACAAGGCTCCCGGCCCAGATGGTTATCTAATTCTCTTCTCTCAAGTATTCTGGGATCTTATTCAGGACGACGTGATGGGTTTTATCAATGAATTCCATGACAGAGGAAGACTTTCCAAAAATATTGGGGCGACTTTTATTTCATTGATTCCCAAGTTCCCGGGAGCCTCAGAGTTTAGGGAGTTCAAACCTATAAGCCTCATTGGCAGCCTGTACAAGATCTTGGTTAAGGTTCTTACTAACAGGCTTCAGCTTGTTATAAGTTCGATTATCAGTCCCAATCAATGTGCGTTCATTCCGGGGAGACAGATCACCGACGGAGCTCTCATTGCAAATGAATGCCTCGACACCGTCCATCAATCGAAGAAGAAATACATCTTTTGCAATTTGGACATGAAGAAGGCCTATGACCACGTCGATTGGGACTTCCTTCTATATCTGATGAAGCGCATGGGATTCGGGGAGAAATGGAGGACTTGGATTCGGGAATGCATTAGCTCGgctcacttctcaatccttttgAATGGATTGCTGAAGGGATTCTTCAAAAGCTCTCGTGGCCTAAGGCAAGGCGATCCTCTATCTCCCCTGCTTTTTCTCCTTATCGGAGAGGCTTTATCTGCGATGATCCACAAGGGGCAACTAGAAGGCATCCTCCGAGGAATCCCAATGAAAGGAGTGCTCGATCCAATATCTCACATGCAATTTGCGGACGACATCCTTATTTTTTTGGAAGCAAAGACTGAAACTGTTGCAAACTTGCGAACAGCTATCCGGTGTTTTGAAGCAATTGCAGGGCTGAAGGTGAATATGGTTAAGTCCAAAATCTATGGAATCAACTTGGACAACCAGGAGGTTAAGGCGCTCGCAGAAATAATGGGGTGTTGCACCGGATCTTTCCCAACTTTTTTCCTTGGTCTTCCTCTATGTGTTGGCTTGCCCAAATCCTATCAGTGGGATAAGGTTATTCAGAGATTTCATAACCACCTGTCTGGGTGGAAAAGCCGGTATCTTTCCATTGGAGGTCGCCTCACTTTGATAAATGCAGAGCTCTCTAATCTCCCCACTTATTTTATGTCCCTATTTCGCTGCCCCGCTAAGGTCCTCAAGGTTATCAACTCCCTCAGATGCAACTTTTGATGGCAGGGTAAGGATGGGAAAAAGAAATACAACCTCATACAGTGGAGACAGGTACGTAAGCACATTAAAGATGGAGGAGTTGGTATAAAGGACCTAAAAGTGATGAATCAGGCCCTTTTAGGGAAATGGATTTGGTGATTAGGCACTGAAAAAGATTGCCTGTGGAACAAGATAATCAAAGGTAAATATGGAACTTCATAAGGGGGGTGGTGGACCAGAGAATCATCCTTATACAGGACTTTTGCTATATGGAAAGGTATATGGCGCATGCACAGTGAGATGTTCAATAGGATTGGGTTTGAAGTTGGCAAGGGCGACTGCATCAGATTCTGGATGGATACCTGGTTAGGTAATGCTCCTCTAAAAGACAACTTTCCCAACATTTTTCGGTTGGAGACAAACAAAAATAGTTCCATTGAGGAAAACTACTCTACTCAAGCAGATAGAGTAGTCTGGAACATTCAATGCAGGAGAAATCTCGAAGATTGGGAAATTAATGAATTTGTGGAACTTATGAATTGCATCCAACATGCCCGTATGGACAGCATTATCTGGAGACTAGATAAATCATCTATTTTCTAGATCAGATCTTTCTTCAAGCAGCTATCGGCCGCTAACTATCGGCGTGTGTTTGGATGGTTGGCTGGAAAGAATCGAATCCTCACCATTGATAACCTCAAGAAAAAAGGAATGATCCTCCCTAATGTCTGCTTATGTTGCATGTCCGATGAAGAAACTGTGGATCATCTCCTGATCCACTGCTCCTTTGTCAACTCTATCTGGGTAGCCATTCTATCTTGCTTCAAAATTAACTGGTGTTTCCCTAGAGATGTGGATACATTACTCAAGGCCTGGCATGGTGTCCGACTAGGCAAACCTCTATCCTAGTTATGGCACATGGCGATTTTGGCAACCTAGTGGGCTGTTTGGATCAAAAGGAACAACCGCTGTTTTCAGAACGAGTCGAAGCCCCCTCTCTTAGTGTGCTCCTTTGTTAAGTGTTTCATTGCTGAATGGGCATCCCATATGGATGGGTTTAATGTTGATCTAGCTTTTCTTCTCGCTTCATAGGATCTGCTACCTCAGTAGCTCCCTTCCCCCtgtatttttcttcttcctttctcttaaTACAAGttacttttcaaaaaaataaaataaaaatcaacaagctatttatttattatggtagaaaatcaacaagctatcttccttgaaacttaaaagtgcttgaatcttgatctttcaacttccaagagagagggaatgtaagagagattaagatcacttgaaagtaggaaatacaagagagagggagattaagaccacttttaattaagaaatgtaagagaaaaatagagtaagagagttttggagtgagaatattgcaaatggaggagatttggaagcctttttatagacaaaatgttattttttttccaaaaaaaataaaaattcaatgtgccatggccaatatgcgatcgcatatgctgtatgcgattgcatacatcgcatattttcgcatatgtaacacatgcatgcatatgcgatcgcatatgtgccagatcgcatatgcgatctgcacatggatatgcgcatatgcgatcgcacatgacaacaatgctTGTGAATAAAATTAtgtcattcattttattttttattttaaaaaaaaaaaaagaactctaACAGCGCACTTACATATTTAGGTTCTTTGCTCACCAAACGCACTTCTTTGAACCCCAAAAATGGACGAAATATATCTTGACGTTGGTGAAGGATAACAAATGGCCAAGAAACTTGAAGACATAGTCCTCCGATTCTCACAAGTACAAAGAACAAAAGAAGCAAACAAGGACTTCTCATTCGGCaaaggaaaaatattttttttgacaTGTTCAAAGGATACGAGCTACTTCCCTCTGTGTGCTATCAGGGGGAAGGCCTTCAACAAATAAGGTGCTTGAAGCATCTGGTGGAAGAGGCATTTCACGACCAGGCCTAACCATTGGATCCATAGGGACCTGACCACCAAATCCCATGTTTCTACCATCTGACACCATATCTGGGCCAACAGCTCCAGGACCACCCATCCTAAAAGGTTCACCAATGGAAAGACCCAGCATTCCTCCTCCAACACCCCCACCTAATCCAGTTCCACCAAAGTTGCTACTAGCTCCTCCAGTTCCAAAAGAAGAGAATTGCTGGGAAAAAAAAGTTGTATTAGTAAATGCTAATAGACGAATCCATGAAATGAAAGCAAAGATGAAGGTTGAATCAAGATACTACATTTTGGAGGTAGCGTTCATATGATGCTCCAACGGAGTTTGTGTCTTTTAAAATGTGGAGCCTAGAATGATCCTCATCTCGTGGCAGATAGTTGAGGAGTTCATGGCCAGCAGGTGCTCCAAGGGGGAGATCTACACAAGTCGAGGGCattgaaattattatttttcactGAACTAGCATGACTTAGCAGAAGAATGCACAGTGGTCCAAAAATGCTTTGCAAGTCATAGCATATTCTGTCCAAGCAAAGGAGAGAAGAAACATGCTAATTGCATGGAGGATATAAAGGAAGTAGAATAACATGAGGAAAGCACACTATGGCACCAGCCACAGGTGTTCTGAGCTGAGAATGGTTCACAACATCCCTTGGGAAATATCTAATTTTGCAACAGCATAGACGATGAATTAGTGTAGATAAACATACCTATTGAACTGAAAATGATAGTTCGCAAGAGACCCAGCCATTCATGTTATAGAGGTTCAAACTGAATTCTTAAAATTGAAAGAACCACACCATTACTAGAGCTAAATAGAAACTGTGCTGGGTTTTTAAGATGGCGAAGTATTGGACCAATACTATAATGGCAAGAGTGGTGACTAGACATTGTTTCTAATGAGTAACAGTTTAATgcttactttatatatatatatatatatatatatatatatatatatatatatatatatatatatatatatatatatatattaaaaaataaaaaaaaaaaagcaaaaaacaaacaaaaaaaaaaacaacaacaacaacaaaaggaagaagaagaagaagagtggtgCCTCATCCAAATAGATTGAATCAACCAGTTGCATCTAGACACATGGATGGTATAATCACTTATTTGGAATGTCCATAGATTCCAATCCACACTTAAGGCCAATTGGATGATCCTTCCTtaaatgggatggttaggatcagcTGATCAAGGTGATTCTTGAGAAAATTGGCAATTTATGACTGGATCCTGGTACATTTGTGTATGGAAAATGCAATTGGTGGAAACCTTCCAAAACAGCCCCACATGGAGTGTATGAAATTCAACCCATAGAACAGGTGTGCACCACCGTGAAAATGGGATGCCTCAAAATTAGGCCgatccaaccatcacgtgggccacaccataaaagaCATTGAAAAAACTGTCCCCAAACCTACAAATTCAAGTGGCAGACCCCATCCTGGTGGATTGGGCTAATTTTTGGGCTATCCACGATTGCACATGGTCTATTAACAACATCCGCTCCGACTGTCAGGTGTGCCTTTCCATGTTTGGCCccaaaaaaatcaagctaatccaaGATTCAGATTGGCCacaccacaacacaggaaacagttgggagagaggaTCCTTACCCATTAAAATCTTCAAGAATTTTTTGTGCAGCCCAACATTGTGTTGGTGAGGCAGACAACCACTTGAATTGATGGGTTTTTGGTGTGGGGATCTGATGGTTCTATTGGCCCGAATTTTGGACCATGTGACCATGATGGTAGGGCAACAgctgttggacgggttggatgtcattggcactaagtgggccccacaaaagatCAGCACCACAGCTTATAGGGGTGGTATCcgtacacaaacacacacacacgcacgctgTGGGTGTAGAATAAcaagattatttatttttaaaatgaaatgaaaatgaagTAAAACAgagatatggaaaaatggaggaaagtGAGAAGGCTGGAAGAGTTAGATTGGTGTTCGTTtggaatctagggttagggtttttggcGCAGAGAGGAAGCTTACCGTAGTCGGAGCGAGGTCGTTTGGGGAGTGCCGCTGACAAAATATTGGGAGGCTGTTGTCTATTCCAGTAGCTATCCATGGCCGCCGCTGCTGCTGctagtggagagggagagggagagagggagaaagagagagaggttttcTTGCTTTAACAGGAGAAAGGAAAGGGAGAGAATGTAATTCTGTCTTcgtttcttttttaggtttggaCTTATAGCATCTCCTCTTTTAGCCCTAAGACGAATAACACCCTCCCTTACGCATTTCCTCAAATAACACCTCTTTTCTAAATATAGTAAAAACAAGCTgtcattaattattattatttggatgGAAAAACAAACCAAGCTTGGGTTGCAAAATCTCATTTGACAATAGTGATATTACCCCTCTCTCAAAAATATGCAAAATCCAAACACTAATGCCACATGTTTTCTCTCTCTCGTCTCCCAAGCCTAAATCCTAAGTGCTTGTTTGGTTATGAATGCAAACCTGAGAATCCAACCTATTTGCATTGAAAGCATCAAATGTTGTAATAAAgtgtttgaatttatttttcctatttaataaAAGATTATAActtatgtttttctttaaaaatgtcaaacgaaaagaaaagagtttacttttaatgtcatattttaaatgataattttaaaaggaaaaaaaaaaaaatcccttttaAGATTACAATCCAAATAATTGCACATGCAAAAGAAAAGcgttttcaagattttttttataGCAAAACAAACTAGTGCAAAGGGCTTCTCAATATTGCTGTTCGTTTTTCTtcagcttatatttgtttttattttctcttgcatGCCCTTCTCTAATTTACCATCAATCCAAATAGGCTTCAAATCATGTTTTGCCAATGAATTTGatttagtaatttttttattaatacaaaaatgaaaaagtgttatttttttttataaaaaaaaggcACAAATGAGTGTTACCTGTCTTTAAGCCATAACGGAGGGTTTCAAATGACAAAACCTCTTTTCTTCTAAACATATGCACTCACTACGCCACTCAAGTGAGTGCACCAATCATTTGGAAACTCATAAGACGTTTGGTGTGCTAATGGTGCTATATTCCCTTATTGCTATTTTTTACTCCGAGATTGTAGTTATTATAGTccattttcaatgatccaagctaTTTACACGATGGGCctagtgttgagactcaaatattgcataattttttccatttacatattggttttatgaacatgaatcagcttaatattttattttacttatatgtgttacaaggtgaatttaagagcttggattgaaaaagggtgctaaaaagcatgtaTTTGATTCTCAATAATCACTAAGGTAATGGATGAATCTTAGGAaaccaatattgaagaattcatatgccaaagatccaagaaaaccaagtgaagagtAAAGAAAATCGAGGATTTAAAGTAAATAATCCTTAAATCGTCCttaaaaagtatattctgaatctttgaggtctattttgaaaaactgcacagtagaaaatctattttaaacaaattatgcagcgataagtctattttgaaaaactaatgTATATTTAAGacagtttctagggttttttaactttgtatgaaaattggagttccctacttataaatagggcttcctaggacattcctaagcatcattcaaggcatcccaaagcaaaatttagaatttttaaagagtttttaattttattagagttttataatttttttttaaatcttttctatttgcatttatttctttcttcttattttttctttcttattttaattatatttttctaaggtctttctagcacaagctagaagggaagcacatgggtttaataattctctaagattatgatgattgattcttttaatgatgagaagaatggtgtatgcatgttatttattatttaggttttgtttttaatcatcttgtgagatccatatgttttcatcatatgagatccacattgatggataggcttaccctagatcaattagatttcctagataagagaggttctcaaccggttatatttt
Protein-coding regions in this window:
- the LOC131234771 gene encoding RNA-binding protein 1-like; protein product: MDSYWNRQQPPNILSAALPKRPRSDYDLPLGAPAGHELLNYLPRDEDHSRLHILKDTNSVGASYERYLQNQFSSFGTGGASSNFGGTGLGGGVGGGMLGLSIGEPFRMGGPGAVGPDMVSDGRNMGFGGQVPMDPMVRPGREMPLPPDASSTLFVEGLPPDSTQREVAHIFRPFLGFKEVRLVSKEPKYQGGDRLVLCFVDFTTAGCAATALGALQGYKVDEHDPDSSILRLQYARYPSPRSGPPRSGPPRSGPRSKR